A genomic window from Sphingobacterium sp. BN32 includes:
- the mobC gene encoding conjugal transfer protein MobC, with the protein MNTGENIEALRKISDMCRVLAFCLLILHILLVVEGSFAISLLDSPWVERLKNILLQTTLFRTYHFAKILALAFLLLSLIGTKGKKEKKFKVGPALVCIVSGFILYLLNSVVWFTPLTRQMQSLFYTFTSIAGFMLLIRGFTQITRVIRQRLLAKDIFNRDNQTFPQQEELIENEYSINLPCRYRLKNQVRRSWINIINPFRALLVLGNPGAGKSYFVIRHVISQHIKKGFAMFVYDFKYDDLTQIAYHHWKLSQQNKSVKSRFFCINFDDLRRSHRCNPLEPSAMTDISDAAESARTILLGLNRDWIKRQGDFFIESSINLLTAVIWYLRRYQDGEFCTLPHVIELMQLDYDRLFSLLRTNKEIEVLINPFVNAYINNVMEQLEGQVASAKIALARLSSPQLYFVLSGNDFNLDINNPMDPKIVCMGNNPQKIQIYGAVLSLYVNRLIKQVNRKGMQKCSLIFDEFPTIYLNNIDSLIATARSNRVATCLGVQDISQLRKDYGRDLADVIMNIVGNVISGQVSGETARQLSERVGKIMQDRESISINDSGTSISHSQQLDLAVPASTISSLSSGEFVGVVADEPQTPIELKSFHAQILNDHSALKAEESAYEPIQLINPIDDSFVKENYLQIKKDVSEIAFSEIERLLSDPELQHLVLSKTK; encoded by the coding sequence ATGAATACGGGAGAAAATATAGAGGCGCTGCGAAAAATAAGCGACATGTGCAGAGTTTTGGCGTTCTGTCTTTTGATCCTGCATATACTTTTGGTGGTGGAAGGCAGCTTTGCTATATCTCTTCTCGACTCGCCATGGGTAGAACGTCTGAAGAATATCTTGCTACAGACTACCCTATTCAGAACTTATCATTTTGCGAAAATACTGGCTCTTGCGTTTTTGCTGTTATCGTTGATAGGCACCAAAGGGAAAAAAGAGAAAAAATTCAAAGTTGGCCCCGCACTGGTCTGTATCGTAAGTGGTTTCATCCTCTACCTTTTGAATTCGGTCGTTTGGTTTACTCCCTTAACGCGTCAGATGCAGTCCCTGTTTTATACCTTCACTTCGATTGCTGGATTTATGCTACTCATCAGAGGATTTACGCAGATCACTAGAGTGATTCGACAGCGCTTGTTAGCTAAAGACATCTTTAATCGAGACAATCAAACTTTTCCACAACAAGAAGAGCTTATCGAGAATGAATATTCTATCAATTTACCCTGCCGCTACCGTTTGAAGAACCAAGTCCGCCGGAGCTGGATAAACATCATTAATCCTTTCAGGGCGCTCTTAGTGTTAGGTAATCCAGGCGCAGGCAAGTCCTACTTCGTTATCCGCCATGTCATCTCCCAACATATAAAAAAGGGGTTTGCCATGTTCGTATATGATTTCAAATACGATGACCTGACGCAGATCGCCTACCACCACTGGAAGCTCTCCCAACAAAACAAATCTGTTAAAAGTCGTTTTTTCTGCATCAATTTCGATGATCTGCGACGCTCACATCGGTGCAACCCTTTGGAGCCTTCTGCGATGACCGATATTTCAGACGCCGCAGAATCGGCGAGAACCATTTTGTTGGGATTGAACCGAGACTGGATAAAGCGCCAGGGAGATTTCTTTATCGAATCATCGATCAACCTTTTAACCGCCGTTATATGGTATTTACGCCGATATCAGGACGGTGAATTTTGCACCTTGCCTCACGTCATAGAGCTTATGCAATTGGACTACGATAGACTTTTCTCTCTGCTACGCACAAATAAAGAGATTGAAGTGTTGATCAACCCATTCGTAAATGCTTATATTAACAATGTAATGGAACAGCTGGAGGGACAAGTCGCATCGGCAAAGATTGCCCTTGCCAGGCTTTCCTCGCCCCAGCTCTACTTCGTGCTATCGGGCAATGACTTTAACTTGGATATCAATAACCCAATGGATCCTAAGATCGTGTGTATGGGCAACAATCCTCAGAAGATTCAAATCTATGGTGCAGTGCTATCGTTATACGTCAATCGCCTTATCAAGCAGGTCAATCGAAAGGGGATGCAGAAGTGCAGCTTGATTTTCGATGAATTTCCGACAATCTACCTCAATAATATCGACAGTTTGATAGCTACAGCGCGAAGCAATCGAGTAGCCACTTGTCTAGGCGTTCAAGACATTAGCCAGCTGCGAAAAGACTATGGCCGCGACCTTGCCGACGTCATCATGAACATCGTGGGAAACGTTATTAGTGGTCAGGTTTCAGGTGAGACTGCTCGTCAATTATCCGAAAGAGTGGGAAAGATTATGCAGGATAGGGAAAGCATATCGATCAATGATTCGGGAACTTCTATCAGTCATTCTCAACAGCTCGACCTGGCCGTTCCTGCATCTACAATATCATCTCTTTCCTCAGGAGAATTTGTAGGTGTGGTTGCCGACGAGCCGCAAACCCCGATAGAATTGAAAAGCTTCCATGCGCAAATTCTGAACGACCACAGTGCCTTGAAAGCTGAAGAGTCAGCATATGAGCCGATTCAATTGATCAACCCTATCGATGATTCTTTCGTAAAAGAAAACTATTTACAGATAAAAAAGGACGTTTCTGAAATAGCATTCTCTGAAATCGAACGATTACTCTCCGACCCCGAATTGCAGCATTTAGTACTTAGTAAGACGAAATGA
- a CDS encoding TonB-dependent receptor yields the protein MKKRNLLLWAAMGLALHSRADAKPPFLSKDLGNLHHASLQRTIQGSVKSVSGESVPNASVSNLSTGSSVQTDEQGRFQIEGQVGQQLRVTIVGFDPRTLTVDSYNMEISLDPRDEALEEVVVVGYGTQKKVNLTGAVATLSGDELESRPIANVGQGLQGQLPGLTIKNNNTGPGNSAPQIRIRGIGTWGDANPLIVIDGIPGGNMNILNPEDIENISVLKDAASSSIYGVRGANGVILVTTKKGKSGTPSLNFNSYYGWQTPTALPKFLGSVDYMILQNEANENAGQGPTYSQDQIEIARNGSDLNYFANTDWIQEVYKKSAPQQNYNLSLQGGKDKTSYYASYGYLGEGGLVIGDNFKAGRHNARIRLSTEILDRVQLDGNLGYVDRGYNGSASGNDPLSMATSIRPLVPVRFSNGSWGYHGGQSNPVAIATDGGTDRFTSQEITANISATVNLMAGLDLRGQYGLVKYNSKRNKLLKTINYYSPDDDKLIYRSNYPNNIRMDHYSQTYQTFVGTATYRKSILEKHNFTALLGYSLEETVGADFWASRQNLPVQDLESLAVGTENQLNNSSSNQNALMSFFGRLNYDYQSRYLLEGNFRYDGSSRFHPDVRWNWFGSFSAGWVLSEESFFQDMKSFWNFAKLRLSYGTQGNDKVGRDFPYMATLSSVQITSNNPIGDEGQVGFRQTFIPNRYITWESSEKSNVGLDLAFLNSRLSVTGEYFVNNTKSIILNPPLPDVIGVGTGYPAQNSGQVQNKGWEVVVGWKDKVGELSYSANFNLSDVKNKITKLENYATNLGDKVRLEGYPLDAFYGFQADRIAQQSDFTLVGDKLVPNFPFQKGDLVAPGDLIYVPQNPEAKEITAKDDRVILGSDIPRYTYGFRGDLAYKGIDLSFFLQGVGKADGYLGGSARHPFINNSAMPQEVHLDRWTPDNLDASYPRLVYMRTHNTRLSSKWIEDASYLRLKNIQIGYSFPTQWMEKLRVSKMRVFVSADNLFTKTDFFYGYDPEIPSGNTGNFYPQVKTYVVGVNLNLK from the coding sequence ATGAAAAAAAGAAATTTATTGCTATGGGCAGCGATGGGCTTAGCACTTCATTCACGGGCAGATGCAAAACCACCCTTCCTCAGCAAAGACCTGGGAAATTTGCACCATGCCTCCTTACAACGAACGATACAAGGATCCGTGAAAAGCGTTTCCGGCGAATCAGTTCCCAATGCATCGGTAAGTAATTTATCCACCGGAAGCTCTGTACAAACCGACGAACAAGGTCGCTTTCAAATCGAAGGACAGGTGGGGCAGCAGCTGAGAGTGACCATTGTCGGCTTTGATCCGAGAACACTTACGGTGGATTCCTATAACATGGAAATTTCACTTGATCCTCGTGATGAAGCGTTGGAAGAGGTGGTTGTAGTAGGGTACGGAACGCAAAAAAAAGTGAACTTGACCGGTGCAGTAGCTACCCTGTCTGGCGATGAGTTAGAAAGCCGGCCTATTGCCAACGTAGGGCAAGGGCTACAGGGACAATTACCAGGATTGACCATTAAGAACAATAACACTGGACCAGGGAATTCTGCGCCACAAATCCGCATTCGCGGTATTGGAACTTGGGGCGATGCTAACCCACTGATCGTTATCGATGGTATACCCGGAGGTAACATGAATATTCTAAATCCCGAGGATATCGAAAATATCTCAGTGCTCAAGGATGCTGCTTCCTCGTCAATTTATGGTGTGCGCGGAGCCAATGGCGTCATTTTAGTTACGACCAAAAAAGGCAAATCGGGAACACCGAGCTTGAACTTCAATAGCTATTACGGATGGCAAACCCCCACAGCTTTGCCTAAGTTCCTCGGATCCGTGGACTATATGATTCTTCAAAACGAAGCAAACGAAAATGCTGGGCAAGGTCCTACCTACTCCCAAGATCAGATCGAAATTGCCCGAAATGGTTCTGACCTAAACTATTTCGCCAATACCGATTGGATACAGGAAGTATATAAAAAATCAGCCCCTCAGCAAAACTATAACCTGAGCCTCCAGGGAGGAAAGGATAAAACCAGCTATTACGCTTCCTATGGATACCTGGGAGAAGGTGGACTGGTCATCGGTGATAATTTCAAAGCGGGCAGGCACAATGCTAGAATACGGTTAAGCACCGAAATTCTAGATCGCGTGCAGCTCGACGGAAATTTAGGCTATGTCGATCGCGGATATAATGGATCGGCCTCAGGAAATGATCCGTTATCCATGGCAACCTCGATACGACCGCTGGTGCCGGTGCGTTTTTCAAATGGTAGTTGGGGATATCACGGTGGCCAAAGTAACCCCGTGGCGATCGCAACAGATGGTGGAACCGATCGTTTTACCTCACAGGAAATAACAGCGAACATTTCGGCTACTGTAAACCTGATGGCCGGACTTGATCTTCGCGGACAATACGGTTTGGTAAAATATAACTCAAAGCGTAATAAACTACTCAAGACAATCAATTACTATAGTCCGGATGATGATAAATTGATCTATCGGTCAAATTACCCAAATAACATCCGCATGGATCATTATTCGCAGACCTACCAAACCTTTGTGGGGACGGCGACCTATCGAAAAAGTATCTTAGAAAAACATAACTTCACCGCCCTGCTGGGTTACTCGCTAGAAGAAACGGTTGGCGCCGATTTTTGGGCGTCGCGTCAAAACCTGCCTGTTCAGGATTTGGAATCCCTGGCAGTAGGAACGGAGAATCAGTTAAATAACAGTTCCAGTAACCAGAATGCACTCATGTCGTTCTTTGGTCGCCTAAATTACGACTATCAAAGCAGGTATCTATTGGAAGGTAACTTTCGTTACGACGGATCATCGCGCTTTCACCCGGATGTGCGTTGGAACTGGTTCGGATCCTTCTCGGCGGGGTGGGTGCTTTCCGAAGAATCTTTCTTTCAGGATATGAAGAGCTTCTGGAATTTCGCCAAACTGCGACTTTCTTACGGTACGCAAGGTAATGATAAAGTGGGCCGCGACTTCCCATACATGGCAACCCTTTCCTCGGTACAGATCACCAGTAACAATCCGATAGGCGATGAAGGACAAGTAGGGTTTCGGCAGACATTTATCCCGAATCGCTACATCACGTGGGAATCCTCAGAAAAATCGAATGTGGGCCTAGACCTTGCATTCTTGAATTCCCGATTGAGCGTAACGGGCGAGTACTTCGTGAACAACACCAAGTCGATTATCTTAAATCCTCCATTGCCCGATGTAATTGGTGTCGGCACAGGATACCCCGCGCAGAATTCTGGACAAGTACAGAATAAGGGCTGGGAAGTTGTAGTAGGATGGAAGGACAAGGTAGGCGAACTCAGCTATTCTGCAAACTTTAACCTGTCGGATGTGAAGAATAAGATTACCAAGTTGGAGAATTATGCGACCAATTTAGGGGATAAAGTTCGATTAGAAGGCTATCCGTTGGATGCATTCTATGGATTTCAGGCGGATAGGATAGCACAGCAGAGCGACTTTACATTGGTAGGGGATAAGTTAGTTCCCAACTTTCCATTTCAAAAAGGAGATCTGGTTGCCCCTGGTGACCTGATTTATGTTCCTCAGAATCCTGAGGCAAAAGAAATTACAGCGAAGGACGACCGCGTTATATTGGGCAGCGACATTCCACGTTACACCTACGGATTCAGGGGCGATCTGGCCTACAAGGGCATTGATTTGAGCTTTTTCTTACAAGGTGTGGGTAAAGCCGACGGTTATTTAGGCGGTTCAGCACGCCATCCATTCATCAACAACAGTGCGATGCCTCAAGAGGTACACCTCGATCGATGGACGCCCGACAATTTAGATGCTTCCTATCCGCGGCTGGTTTATATGCGAACCCATAATACGCGCTTATCATCCAAATGGATAGAAGATGCCTCGTATCTTCGACTAAAAAATATTCAGATCGGTTATAGTTTCCCGACCCAATGGATGGAGAAATTGAGAGTTTCAAAGATGAGAGTATTTGTTTCGGCAGACAACTTATTTACCAAAACAGACTTCTTTTATGGCTACGACCCGGAAATTCCATCGGGAAATACGGGTAACTTTTACCCACAGGTGAAAACATATGTCGTAGGTGTCAATCTTAATCTTAAATAG
- a CDS encoding RNA polymerase sigma factor has translation MNNDFFKKEVLAHSAALMQYATKFTGNDEDAQDLVQSTLLKVVRNHTKFVKGTNVLGWIYTIMRNTFINECRKSTLAQKYRSYQQSQESKVLTSVSNHGERTFIKGEIQEALQSLPEKYYQAFMMHFEGYKYHEIAAHLDIPEGTVKTRIHTARKILQQKLKEYQWNA, from the coding sequence ATGAACAATGATTTTTTTAAGAAGGAAGTGCTGGCTCATTCGGCAGCGCTTATGCAATATGCGACTAAGTTTACAGGAAATGATGAAGACGCCCAAGATTTGGTTCAAAGTACGTTATTAAAAGTTGTGCGCAACCATACAAAATTTGTCAAGGGCACCAATGTCCTTGGATGGATTTACACCATAATGAGAAATACGTTCATTAATGAATGTCGTAAATCTACCTTAGCGCAGAAATATCGGTCTTATCAACAGTCTCAAGAAAGCAAGGTCTTGACCTCTGTATCGAACCACGGGGAAAGGACTTTTATAAAGGGCGAAATTCAAGAGGCGCTTCAAAGCTTACCTGAGAAATATTATCAAGCATTTATGATGCATTTCGAGGGTTATAAATATCATGAGATAGCGGCACATTTGGATATTCCTGAAGGCACGGTAAAAACTAGGATTCATACTGCTCGGAAAATCCTTCAGCAAAAACTGAAAGAATATCAGTGGAATGCTTAA
- a CDS encoding DUF4133 domain-containing protein, with the protein MANSIYSINKGVNQPIMFKGFKAQYITYLAIGLVALLLLFAIMHFFGMPSYLSVPGVLIAGLFWVRYIHLLSNRYGQFGLLKKLAISRMPNSLHIDSRRVFIRPNKS; encoded by the coding sequence ATGGCAAACTCAATTTATTCCATCAATAAAGGGGTTAACCAACCCATTATGTTCAAGGGATTTAAGGCCCAATACATCACGTATCTAGCTATTGGTCTGGTCGCATTGCTCCTGCTGTTTGCGATCATGCACTTTTTTGGCATGCCCTCCTACCTGAGTGTGCCTGGCGTGCTCATCGCGGGGCTTTTCTGGGTACGATACATTCACCTTTTAAGCAACCGATATGGTCAATTTGGTCTATTGAAAAAGCTGGCGATAAGTCGCATGCCCAATAGCCTACACATCGACTCGCGCCGTGTATTTATCCGACCTAACAAATCATAA
- a CDS encoding RagB/SusD family nutrient uptake outer membrane protein, producing the protein MKNIIKNITRLKHVWIFVPLVALNSCSDFLDRVPQDEIVDETYWKTQEQLEMAVTGIYSRVKAKNIIDMENMGENTMWPTTTEYKDIGSGVFPVTQPTVDNEWRNMYRDIRECNVFLENYKRAQETVPGANERLAAEVRVIRALGYSFLTSFYGDIPLILLPLEPDDPQLYEVRKKQEEVVDFLIKELDEAAAVLPEKIPTGKDLGRISRGTALALKARIALAYQRYEVAEKAAKQVMDMGVYKLYTTGDPKTSYHDLFTRNGKLASGKNQETLFARLHKMDVIMHNLSREIQVPDQFARFVPTKSLVDSYLCIDGLPIEKSPLYSDATYQDVFKNRDPRMTQTILVPGDQWGGRYDGRPVAQNPDPSIFMVPKFTQDGRGSVTTTGYYYKKYVELSAVPNYNRDDNDIHHIRYAEILLTYAEARMEQGKLTQADLDMSINLLRDRVGMKHMNLNFLAQNGMDIRTEIRRERRVELVLEGQRYFDVRRWKEGDRLGKDIEGVKASWFGQLASSAYRKNAEGYLVVQWNRAFESPKNYLWPVPQTQIDRNPNLGQNPGW; encoded by the coding sequence ATGAAAAATATCATTAAAAATATCACTCGTTTAAAACATGTATGGATCTTTGTTCCCTTGGTGGCCCTAAATAGTTGTAGTGATTTCCTAGACCGGGTCCCTCAAGACGAAATTGTCGATGAAACCTATTGGAAGACGCAGGAACAATTGGAAATGGCTGTAACGGGAATTTATTCGCGTGTCAAAGCCAAAAATATCATCGATATGGAGAATATGGGGGAGAACACCATGTGGCCTACTACCACCGAGTATAAGGATATCGGTTCTGGCGTATTTCCGGTGACGCAGCCCACAGTGGACAACGAGTGGCGCAACATGTACCGAGACATTAGAGAATGTAACGTGTTTTTGGAAAACTATAAGCGAGCTCAAGAGACCGTACCTGGAGCTAACGAACGTCTGGCAGCAGAGGTCCGAGTCATTCGTGCTCTAGGCTATAGCTTCTTAACATCCTTCTATGGCGATATCCCGCTTATCTTATTGCCCTTAGAACCCGATGACCCTCAGCTTTATGAAGTGCGCAAAAAGCAGGAGGAAGTCGTTGACTTTTTGATTAAAGAACTTGATGAGGCAGCAGCGGTTCTTCCCGAAAAGATCCCGACAGGAAAAGACCTTGGCCGCATTAGCAGAGGAACAGCGCTTGCGTTGAAAGCCAGAATTGCACTAGCTTATCAGCGATATGAGGTAGCCGAGAAAGCAGCAAAACAGGTAATGGATATGGGGGTGTACAAGCTCTATACGACGGGCGATCCCAAAACGTCTTATCACGACCTATTCACTAGAAATGGGAAATTGGCATCTGGAAAAAATCAAGAGACCTTGTTCGCAAGACTCCACAAAATGGACGTGATTATGCACAATTTAAGTCGAGAGATTCAAGTACCCGACCAATTTGCGCGTTTCGTGCCGACTAAATCACTGGTAGATTCCTACCTGTGTATCGATGGGCTGCCGATCGAGAAATCACCGCTCTATAGCGATGCGACCTACCAAGATGTATTTAAAAATCGCGATCCCCGAATGACCCAGACCATCTTGGTGCCCGGAGATCAATGGGGAGGACGATATGACGGTCGCCCTGTAGCGCAGAATCCAGATCCAAGTATTTTCATGGTACCCAAATTTACCCAGGACGGACGCGGATCGGTAACTACAACTGGCTATTACTATAAAAAATATGTAGAGCTGTCTGCTGTGCCCAATTACAACCGAGATGATAACGATATCCATCATATCCGCTACGCAGAAATATTATTGACTTATGCAGAAGCACGAATGGAACAGGGTAAATTAACGCAAGCCGACTTGGATATGTCGATCAATCTGCTAAGGGATCGCGTGGGGATGAAACATATGAACCTGAATTTTTTAGCGCAGAACGGCATGGATATACGTACGGAAATCCGCCGTGAACGTCGCGTCGAGCTTGTTCTGGAAGGACAGCGCTATTTTGATGTTCGCCGATGGAAAGAAGGTGATCGATTGGGTAAAGATATTGAAGGCGTAAAAGCATCTTGGTTTGGGCAGCTAGCAAGCTCCGCGTATAGAAAGAATGCAGAAGGATATTTGGTAGTACAGTGGAACAGAGCTTTCGAAAGCCCTAAAAACTACCTATGGCCCGTGCCGCAGACTCAAATCGATAGAAACCCGAACTTAGGTCAGAACCCAGGTTGGTAA
- a CDS encoding LytTR family DNA-binding domain-containing protein: MKQWSAIIVDDQQASIDHLILIMKEIEYIKVERTFTDPMKALRYLRINEVHLIILDVELGSMDAFDFLSSMPRNDAKVVFYSAHAQFEDPGYERNVVDFLLKPVSPLRLKRSMQRINEQLNLQLPDLGLPKTLDHYDHFFQVKGHTKFMRTRVEFKNIIYITKSGRHLLIYQNDGLIPAVSRESFDYVLSLLPTNFFIHCAQSTVFNVMYFHSYVDQSIKLNLIKEPIHAGKLSLYKDLRNFLETNKI; encoded by the coding sequence ATGAAACAGTGGAGCGCAATCATTGTCGATGATCAGCAAGCGAGCATCGATCATCTGATATTAATCATGAAAGAAATTGAATATATTAAAGTAGAACGTACCTTTACCGATCCGATGAAAGCGCTACGGTACTTGCGCATCAACGAAGTACACCTGATTATCTTGGACGTAGAACTTGGATCGATGGACGCATTTGACTTTTTATCTTCCATGCCTCGTAATGACGCTAAAGTAGTCTTTTATTCAGCCCATGCGCAGTTTGAAGACCCTGGTTACGAGCGCAACGTGGTAGATTTCCTACTCAAACCAGTCTCCCCGCTTCGATTGAAGCGATCCATGCAGCGGATTAACGAGCAGCTCAACCTCCAACTTCCCGACCTCGGGCTTCCAAAGACTTTGGACCATTACGACCATTTCTTTCAGGTAAAAGGCCATACGAAGTTTATGCGAACCCGGGTGGAGTTTAAGAACATTATCTACATTACAAAATCGGGCAGGCACCTTTTGATCTACCAGAACGACGGCTTAATACCGGCTGTCAGCAGGGAAAGTTTCGATTACGTGCTGAGCCTGCTCCCGACAAATTTCTTCATCCATTGCGCCCAATCTACGGTATTTAACGTTATGTATTTCCATTCCTACGTTGACCAAAGCATAAAATTGAATCTCATAAAAGAGCCGATCCATGCTGGCAAGTTATCGCTTTATAAAGACCTTAGAAATTTTTTAGAGACAAATAAGATTTAA
- a CDS encoding DUF4134 domain-containing protein — protein MLLLFIWTLHGHAQDGIAGINAANEQVRSYFEEGTKLMYAVGAILGLIGAVKVFQKWNNGDPDTGKVAAAWFGSCVFLVVVATVIKSFFGV, from the coding sequence ATGCTCCTACTTTTTATCTGGACATTACATGGCCATGCTCAAGATGGTATCGCCGGAATCAATGCCGCCAATGAGCAGGTGCGTAGCTATTTCGAGGAAGGTACCAAGTTGATGTATGCTGTAGGGGCTATACTTGGTCTTATCGGTGCCGTTAAGGTTTTTCAGAAATGGAACAACGGCGACCCCGATACTGGTAAGGTGGCGGCAGCATGGTTCGGAAGCTGCGTTTTTCTGGTTGTCGTGGCAACGGTTATCAAATCATTCTTTGGCGTTTAA
- a CDS encoding toprim domain-containing protein, whose product MTFQKLKPDLNEIKGIDMVSYLSSLGHEPTRVRGDNFWYLSPLRLEKEASFKINRRLNRWYDYGMGQGGNIIDFAMRYNQFTIGEFLDSINHASTLKQKRQRAEAPAWNTRSGLRIVENRSLRHDALLNYLQERRISISIADRYLRELHFEIDNKTYFGLGFPNRSGGYEIRNSFMKISSSPKDISTYIRDHPKVAAFEGFMDFLTFRTLHRDLDENRMDFVILNSASFFDRAKPVLEQHQNISLYFDQDQTGRNLTQMTLASDQRYTDESNLYKEHKDLNEWACSIGRSKKVAFGSLKIKS is encoded by the coding sequence ATGACGTTTCAAAAACTAAAGCCCGACTTGAACGAGATAAAGGGAATTGACATGGTGAGTTATCTCTCAAGTCTGGGCCACGAGCCTACACGGGTTCGTGGGGATAATTTTTGGTATCTTTCTCCTCTGCGCCTTGAAAAGGAAGCTTCTTTCAAGATCAATCGACGGTTGAACAGGTGGTATGACTATGGAATGGGTCAGGGAGGAAATATCATTGATTTCGCAATGCGATACAATCAATTCACTATTGGAGAGTTTTTGGACTCTATTAACCACGCCTCGACGCTCAAGCAAAAAAGGCAGCGAGCAGAGGCCCCCGCATGGAATACCCGAAGCGGACTGAGGATTGTAGAGAACCGCTCCTTGCGCCATGATGCATTGCTTAACTACCTTCAAGAAAGGCGCATTTCGATCAGCATCGCCGACCGCTATCTTCGCGAGCTTCATTTTGAAATCGACAATAAGACATATTTCGGTTTGGGCTTTCCTAACCGTTCTGGTGGATACGAAATTCGCAACAGTTTCATGAAGATTAGCAGCTCCCCTAAAGATATTTCTACTTATATCCGAGACCATCCAAAGGTGGCAGCCTTTGAAGGCTTTATGGATTTTCTCACTTTTCGAACCTTACATCGAGATTTGGATGAGAACAGAATGGATTTCGTTATTCTCAACTCTGCATCGTTCTTCGATCGCGCCAAACCAGTGCTGGAGCAGCATCAAAACATCTCTCTTTATTTCGACCAGGATCAGACAGGTAGAAATCTGACACAGATGACACTTGCATCTGATCAAAGGTATACGGATGAGAGCAATCTATACAAAGAGCATAAAGATCTGAATGAATGGGCCTGTTCAATCGGGCGCTCGAAGAAAGTAGCATTCGGATCATTGAAGATAAAATCATAA
- a CDS encoding relaxase/mobilization nuclease domain-containing protein, whose product MFARIEEVTQMSSILHYNEQKVLSAKASLIDCCNFPLPLQQITSSFYQSYLKHRNNLNLRSHVKSLHIMLSFSPDQTNLSLEQLRGLSREYMALIGFRDQPHLTYQHMDTTVPHLHIVTTAIDSNGNRINTSNLWKRLSLPAVEILVEKHNLHRTPKHLDLTQLDKMRPTRLQYGTSATKHRMEHIIRFVQKRYCLTHLVEWNAVLASYGIRAVTLAKRSTGAHPGLLYFSIDSQNKNIGTGILASQLKTKPTYRNLERLFKMNSFRISSSSRETRIHLSFLLSNHQISDDQLSSELSKRGIGIYHAPLQDGESKVMLVDHIHHCVLSSLSQGLAKEAYQQIASASKRLQGRIGPCDRNITELKTTTQKAYKKRF is encoded by the coding sequence ATGTTCGCACGAATTGAAGAAGTAACCCAGATGAGTTCAATATTGCACTATAACGAGCAAAAGGTTCTTTCTGCGAAAGCGAGCTTGATCGACTGCTGTAACTTCCCATTACCTTTACAGCAGATCACAAGCTCGTTCTATCAGTCTTACCTCAAACATAGAAACAACTTGAATTTGAGGTCTCACGTAAAGAGCCTTCATATCATGCTTTCATTTTCACCTGACCAGACCAATCTTTCACTAGAACAATTGCGGGGGCTCTCGCGGGAGTACATGGCCTTGATAGGCTTTAGGGACCAGCCCCATCTAACCTATCAGCACATGGACACAACAGTTCCCCACCTACATATCGTGACCACAGCTATAGACTCTAATGGAAATCGTATAAACACCAGCAACCTGTGGAAACGTTTATCCCTTCCTGCTGTAGAAATTTTAGTAGAAAAACATAACCTGCACCGAACGCCGAAACACCTTGATTTGACCCAACTGGATAAAATGCGTCCCACTCGATTGCAGTACGGAACATCGGCGACCAAACACCGTATGGAGCACATCATCCGGTTTGTTCAAAAACGGTATTGCCTCACCCATCTAGTGGAGTGGAATGCTGTTTTGGCCTCCTATGGGATTAGAGCCGTAACGTTGGCAAAAAGATCTACGGGAGCACATCCCGGCTTGCTATACTTCAGTATCGATTCTCAAAACAAAAATATAGGCACGGGTATCCTCGCAAGCCAACTGAAGACCAAACCTACCTATAGGAATTTAGAACGTCTCTTTAAGATGAATTCTTTCCGAATTTCTTCAAGCAGCAGGGAAACGCGAATCCACCTCAGCTTTCTTCTTTCCAATCACCAGATTTCTGATGATCAGCTAAGCTCTGAGCTATCCAAGCGGGGTATTGGCATCTATCACGCTCCTCTTCAAGATGGAGAAAGCAAGGTTATGCTAGTGGATCATATCCACCATTGTGTGCTGAGCTCGTTGAGTCAAGGGCTGGCAAAAGAAGCTTATCAACAAATTGCTAGTGCGTCAAAGCGCCTGCAGGGCCGCATTGGCCCTTGCGACCGGAATATTACAGAGCTCAAAACTACTACACAGAAAGCCTACAAGAAACGTTTTTAG